Sequence from the Equus przewalskii isolate Varuska chromosome 11, EquPr2, whole genome shotgun sequence genome:
CAAAATAATTGATCTCTTATATGCTGACGTGATGTCCACTGACCTTGTAAAACTTTAGTTTGAAGATTCTTTCGGATTTTTAATGTACACAATATGACACTTGAAAATAATTACACTTTTATTTCTACTTCCCCAAGCATATACATGTTCACATCATAATTTAACAGAAGTCTGAGATTCCACCCACCACAAGGGAGCTAGAGTTAAAACATCACTAAGTCAGATATTTTGTTGTATTCTTTATTGCTGTACATTTATGCCCAGCATGTAGAACAGTAAGTGACATCTCCTGTTTGTCTGTATGCCAGCATTATGGGCACTGGTATTTAAATGACATGTgagacacaaagaaaatattttattaaaggaCACAagaatgccttttttaaaaaattatcaaatggGTGATCCATTAAGAAAGACTTCCTTCCATTGTACAATAAGTACAATAAGCACTTGGCAATGTGAGAATAGTCATCCAGATTCCAGGCTCTTGCACTGAAACTTGAGGACAAAAATCAAAGTTGATACCAGAAAGATGATCACTACTTTAACAGctataaattgaaaataagaaaagcatTTCTAGTTTCCCATGCTTTTTACACAATATTGCTTTCTAAAtgcttttatatataataaatagatATCTATAATCTAATTTATTGTATATACATTCTCTATTGAACTTTACATATGGAGTTTGCACAGATTTTTCCATATCCTATGCAGGGCACCTTTTACCTCTTTGTTCCTCAAGCTGTAGATCATGGGGTTCAGTGCGGGTATTACCAAGGTGTAAAATACAGAAGCCATTTTATCAGTATCAAAGGAATGACTAGACATGGGCTGCATGTACATAAAGAGTAGAGTTGCATATAATATAATTACCACTGTCAGGTGAGAgacacaggtggagaaggccttgtGCCTGCCCTCAGCCGAGTTCATTTTAAGGATGGCCATGAGGATCAGTATGTAGGACACAAGGACTATTAGAAGAGATGAAACTAAATTAAATGATGAAAAGATCATTATCATCAACTCAATTTCACGTGTGGTTGAGCATAGCAAATTCAACAAGGGAAGACTGTCACAGTAGAAATGACTAATGACATTATAGCcacagaaagatgaaataaaaatctttatagtAGTCATCAGAGAGAGAAATGCACTGTAGAGATAGGGAACTACTACCAACACCCAACATACCTTTTGTGACATGACAGCTGTGTAGAGCAGGGGGTTACAGACGGCCATGCAGCAGTCATAGGCCATTGCTGATAGAATGAAAAGCTCACTAATGATGAACAAGATGAAGGAAGTTAGCTGTGTAGCACACCAATTATAGgagattttattttgattagCTATAAAATTTACCAACATTTTGGGTCCCACAGCTGTTGAATAACCAAGATCGATGAAAGCCAGGTGTCTGAGAAAGAAGTAGATGGGTGTTTGTAGCCTGAGGTCCATCTTGGTGAGGATGAGCATGCCCAAGTTGCCCGCCACTGAGATCATGTGGATGATGAGGAAGAGCCCAAATAATGGAGCCTGCAGCTCAGGACGATCTGTGATTCCCATGAGAATGAATTCTTTTAACActgttatattttgtttgttcatccaggccattatgaaaaataactgagGGAAGAACCATAAGAAGAGTCATTGGATTTCAGGAGATAACATCTGTTAAGCTTTTAGTATACAAAGCCATTATATGTAAGataaatccatatttttttagatgcaatgattttttaaaaacccattccCATCATTAAATCTAGATCCAATTTAAAAACCATTACAATATAAGATATATGCTAGTCATTTGATTTTTTGTGTCACATACTGGTTATCATTACAAGGTGAGTATAGTCCCTTTATGGTTCTGTCAACAATACATTGTTAGAAAATTTTGGCCTAGAGTACGACTCctgatattattttcaaaaatgattttcatttagaATACACAGAATTAGGTTAAAAATATtgagttttagaaaaattataatacaaataaattgtCCTCTGCTTCTTGCACTCACAGCTTCGGTCCCAATCTCCAATGAAAACcataattaactcatttaataaacTTTGATTTACTTCTCTTCATTGTAACTCTGCAAATCTAAGTGGTATTCTCATTCCACTATcaatttgatttcttaaaatcGTATTCTTATTCCATTGTGCTTTTATGAGTTTTAAACATTGTTTGatgatttttattatagaaaataactTAACTGTCTTGCAAATGTCCTCCACGTGCCCACTCTAAGTCACGTAAATACAGTGTATCTGAATCTTCAGTACTTGTGTGCTGACTTATGAGGTTTCTGATTTTTGCTATATACATATCAAGTAAGGCCTGCATCTATAATTTATTcaatctgagaaagaaaaattagcaagTGTTCCCACATTTGCTTTAATCTTAGCACAGACATCTCTGAAATGATAGGTTTCATgctttagtttatttttcaaacatatttaaagacaaggaaaaagattaaaacatatttcttcatGTACCACTTAAAACCATCTGTACCACTTAAAACCATCTGGTAAACTACTATGAATATACTTATCCAACAAGGAGAAACATCACTCTAAAGTAGAAAATGCTGGCTAACATTGTCATTGAATGAAGGATAAggatgaaagataaagaaagagatgaagaacaAGGAGGATATATTGTGTGATTCATTTGAAATTCACTCAAAATTTACCTGTTTAGATCTACATGGACAAGacaaataattaagtaaaataaaataaaataaataatttaaataaagccTATAGGATATGACACTGATAGAAAGGCAGTATATGcactatattttaatttgaatactATTCTTATACCTTATTTCATCTTGCATCAAGAATACACCAAATGTCTTGCGtgaacatattttacattttaatttaaagattacATTTTCTATACCTCTACTTTCCCAACTCCTTTCCCCTTCAGTCTGTTTTAAAGGCACGTGCTTCCAAACTTTCATGGAAAATCTCATCCATATTTATTACAAAGTCTTCTAGAGTATAAAAAATGAGGACCACAATGCAACTAATCCTAGGAGGCCAGCAAAATCCTCATTGAAAAGAGATACAATAAATAAACAATGCATTCAGacatataatttcacttatatagacataaaaatcctaaacaataTTAGCATATCAttaacatcaatttttaaaatgtataataatacaGTACACTATGTTCAAGCTGGGTTGATCCCATATTTTACTGGATGGTTTAACATTGAAAAATCCGGAAATATAATTTACCATATTATCAGACTGACTTAGGTAAAAATATATGAGCATTTGAATAGGTGAAGAATACCATTTAGAtaagacaaaaacaataaaaaattaggaACCAATGGGAAATTCTATAAATTgataaaaaatcttataaaaagtAGACCAAACCAACTCTTAAAAGgagaatatgtaaaattttattaagaaacattatagaagacctaaataaactgGTAGAAATTCTATGTTCCTGGATTGCACAACTTGGTGttataaaaatgtcagttctgCTCAAATTAATCTATTTACTCAATTCTTTTCCCATAAAGGGACTTTTGTAGAATATGAcactaatttaaaatgtatttaggaaatgcaaattataaagaataagcaagacattttttaaagaccTAAGGTACCAGATATTAAAACTTATAAAGCTAGAAGTATTGAGACAATGTGGCATTGGTACAAGGATGCACAAATACATCTgtgaaacaaaacagagaactcagaaaggGCCCATGATTATATAGAACTTTGATGTATGACAGAGGTGGCATGTTAGGACAGTGAGGCAAAAATGgtctattcaataaatggagCCTAAAAAATGATTATCTCTATAGAATTCGATGAAGTTGGACATTTAGTTACCCATATGAAAATTAATCCTAGACTATTCAAGATCTTAATGTCATAAGAAAACCTTTAAACTCTTGTAGATTTATAAACTAGATCCTCTGGAtgtccctaaaaaaaaaaaaagaaatttcaagaaaatccaaatagaaatttagaaattcaagATTAAGTTGGCAAGTTACATCTTAGAAGTTTcctctatttaaaaatctattgaaaatattaacaaaatatttacaagaaaagtaaaaataaacatttattagctgcaaccaaacaaagaaaatcacGAAGTCTACAAAAAGTTACACCCAAAGTAAAGAATATTCCACAGTAGTTTGTACAGTTTGGCTAACCTCTTCGTCCCAACATCGCTGTATTGTAATTTTACAAATCTCTAAAGTTCTTCTGAAATGCAACTGAGTTGATAGTTTATGTGCTCCTCCCCTCACGACCCCTAGCTAAGCACTGactagaaagaaacagagaaacagagcatCAAGCCTGACTCTTATCTGATGGAAGCACAAACTCCGGAGCTGCACCAGAAATTGGGAAATGGATGTGATGCCAAAGGATGTCCTCTTATACAAATGTAAACACTCAGTCTCCACTAAGTGTTGTGGAATACTTTGTAAATAGCTTCAACTGAGATAAATGGGTTGATCACATTGAGAATAATTGTCTTCCCATTCaaatgagggagagaaagaaagagggaggacaaaagaaggaagaatcttGAATGTTTCTAAAAATGTGTCAAGCTCAGCAGTCATTGGGTGAGTTAGCATCAGCAGAAATATGTACACATATcatttcaaaactataaaaagtCCAAATATCCATACTTCTCTTATCCAACACAGCTAATAAGGCTGTGAGTACTTAAATATGTTTCCATTCTTTATTGTGTAAAATATGCTGCATTATCTCCATAAGGGAACACTAACTCTGCAATTATGTGGCATCAGTAAAAGTCATAAAATCGATATAAATCTTTTCTAATTACAAatttggaatctgaaaaaaatgtgCTGCTTGGCCAATGCTACTTGGCAAATACCAAAATTTTGTAACTTAAGATGTGCAGTGTTATACTAACCAGCTTGTAGGATTCAATACCAGTCCCCAAATCACTATTATGTGGCTTGTCATGATcctcaaagattttttaaaactgcactTCTTCATTATAATTATATCCCACTATGATAGATCCTCAAACATGTGAGCAAAATTCTATGAGCTGAGTAACATGATTTGTGTCGTCCCTGCGCTATATAACTGGGACCTGTACGGAGGTCTGGGAAGGTCTCCTACACTCCTCTTCCCATCCTTCAAAAAATAATTCTCCCTATTCACTTGTGACATGAGCAATTTATAACATGAAAAATGACAGATCCTGaaaacaattcttttaaataattaagtaTATTATGAGAGTGGAAAGAGAATATGCAAACCTTAAAAGACGAAATGCTTAAGTTGTGGCAAGTTCACCAATACTGAAAGCAGAACATATATACCAAATTAATAATTCTTCTAAGGATTGATCTTCCTTGACTCTTTAATAGTACTAGTTTTAAATTTGGTTTTGCCCAAACTATAAATATCTTAGGAGATCCTTTCAAACCTTTAGCCCCATTATCCAAATGAAAAAAGATTTAACACAAAGACAGTAGGGACAAAGACATCCTAGTATTGTGGTGTTGTGGACATATTAGCCTAAGTCAAAAAgtctattttatattattttggctTTGCCATCACCTCAGTATTGCAAATGTGACTATATCAGACATATATGATTCCCTATCCCTCGTCACTTTGGACCATGACTGACTTAGCCTACAGCCATGGTAGACTTTTTCTGGCATGGTGGCAGCTTCCCATCTCaagtattttacttcttttcctgagGGTAAAGTGTCTTGAGAGCTTGCTCAAACCAGATGTAAGGTAGTCTGGAAGTGCCTGAGATGTCATGTGTCAAAGAGCAATACACAACAGTGAGGATCAGGAATCAATGGATAAACACTCAGGCATTCCTGGCCTTCTTTTACATAATTCCTAGAAGAGTTCTGAAGAATACATCAAAGCTTCTTGAGCAATGGAAACTTAATTGCTTACAGCAGTTATCTATACTTTATTGTACACTTTATTAACTTTCTCCCTTTTCAGTCTCACATTCTATGTTTCCTCATTTTTGCTTCCTGGAACCATCTACCCAATAAACATCATAAAGCCAAGTCTTTGCCTGAGGCTTGGCTCTTGGGGGAAATTTACACTCTGACAATCCCAGTCTCTTGTACGGTATTAGTAAAATGAGGCCACACACATCTATAGTGCAAATGACACACTATGGATGCGTGACAATAAGAGATAATGATAATACTGTAGTGGTGGATAAATAAAAGCACTAACAGAAACTATTAGTATTCGACCATCAGTATCTTTGCTTAGACAACATTCTTggtgtatcttttaaaaaatgcttcctcCTCTTCAGAATGTTTATTGTCTAGAATCtcagtataaatataaaaacaataacaaatagaAACGAAGTCCCTTACTATCCACAGAGAATATAGTAATAGTGGTAAAAACATATCATTATCCAGAAAATATAGTTATGAAAAGAGATTATTAATATGCATGGTAAAATGCACTAATTCTGGCATTGGTGACTCtacttatatttataatttaaactgAAGACAGGCATCAAAAATAGTCACCTAGTAATCATGATAACGAGTGCCATCTACTCACCTAAAATGAGGACTGAGTTCTGGTTCCCTCATGTGATTAACAATCTAACTGCAGCCGGGAGAATATATCAGTGTCTTCCCTCTTTGAGACACTCCCCTGGAGCCTTGGATGCAATTTCTTGTTTATTCTCAAAGCACTTGAGAGCAGGAAATGATTCCACTGGTGTTTGTTAATTATCTAGTGTACCTCTGATTTTCCTATTGAGGAGATATTATTTTATGCACTAttcacctgctttcctttgttattatttttattgcatccACTCAAATACCTGGATGTAAGTATATTTGTTGGATACGTGTTTTAATCACCCAGAAATTACTTCAACATTCTCCGTTTTCTGCAATGTCTTCTTCCCGAGCCTTATGTCTAAGTATAAAGACAAAACACTTTAAAAGTGTTTATAGTGTTTTAAAAGattcaaaaggaataaaaattatgaatatgtggatagctcttatttttaattatttttatgacttAAAGGActaaattgagttaatgatatCCTAATTCCATATCCCATAATCATCATCAGTCCTCATTCCCCATCCTTGCTTCAATTTCCCTCCCCCACCGGGTACCTCCTCCAAAAGGTTGATATATGCCCGTAAAAAGGAATACAGCcttataaagtaaatataacgTGTGTTTTAACGTGTACACATGTTATTACATAACTCATTTTGATACCTAAAGGTTCTCACtcaattatatgtttttaaactaTATTCATTTTACTACATAAACATGAATATTTTGCTGACTTTTGTTATTATAATCTGGATCTACttccatttattatttgtttgttgcCATAGTAATAGGCATTTATTTAGTTACCAACTCTTCACTTATACATGTATCACCACAATTAACAACATTTTGTGTGGTCCTCATTGATCTGTGAATGAACATCTGCATGAAGTATCTCCTAGAGTGAGTCCCTGATACGGgaaaaataagcacatttaatttatttaaataggtATGGAtacatttcaatatttattttatctatatgcATTCCACCATCAGAACACAAGGATTTCATACTCTGGGCACCCAACTTTTAAATATGTACTGCTTATACATATAGTAAGGTATTGTAATAAATAATTGAATCAGATTTAACTTTATAGAGCTAAAATTGtttctcttgtctctctttttttttttttttaggaagattagccctgagctaactactgccagtcctcctctttttgctgaggaagcctgcccctgagctaacatccatgcccatcttcctctactttatatgtgggacgcctaccacagcataatCTGCCAAGCAttgtcatgtccacacctgggatccgaaccagcgaaccccaggccaccgagaagcagaacgtgtgaacttaaccgctgcgccacggggccagcccctgtttcttttgtcttgatacaccattttttaaaataatccaaaaactGGTCtggatttgaaataaaaacatgtactAAGCACAGTTCATGTCAATCAAAAATTTCAGAGATTATAACAGAGACCgataaaaacatgattttaatatagttttaatatttgaatGTCTATAATAGTGATAAGATGGACAATTTTGGATAACACTGATGAAGCAGTTATTAAAGTGACACAAAACTGTGGCACATTCTCTAGCAGAGGTTGCCTGTCTGATCACCATATCTTGTTGCTCTTCTTCCTGTGCACATGGCTAGACTATTCCTCATCCTCCTTGCAGTAGGTGTGGTATCACAGCCTCTTCCTCTGTAAGCCATTCTCTCACCTCTGTGCGTTTGTCCTGAATGGTGTTTCACAAAGCCTTTCTGTTTTAGAGCTCATAGTTTCCTATTGTTGAACTGTAAAAGGTtgataaaatcttgaaaaattgtGAGAGAGGAAGCAAACAATGAGAAAAGTGATTACAAAAGAAGTGAAGGTGCCACAATAATCAAGGAACTGTTTGAAGCCATATTGATTATTCAGTGATCAAGAAGCAGTATTTACAcattcatttttgttaatttttttaatttctttcaaagattggctcctgagctaacatctgttgccaatcttcctttttttcccttcttctctccgaagcccccagtacatagttgtatattctagctgtaggtcatcTGGTTATACTGTGcaggatgccacttcagcatggcctgatgagtggagccatgtctgcacccaggatctcaaccagtgaaaccctggcaaCTGAGTTGGcaactgaagcagaacacgcgaacttatCCACTctaccacagggctggcccccaggaagcAGTATTTGAAGcctccatatcttttttttttttttttattaatgttatgatagattacaaccttgtgagatttcagttgtacatttttgttagtcatgttgtgggtacaccacttccccctccgtaccctccccccacccccccttttccctggtaaccaccaatcagatctccttctcaatatactaatttccacctatgagtggagtcatatagagttcgtctttctctgactgacttatttcgcttaacataataccctcgaggtccatccacattgttgtgaatgggccaatttcgtctttttttatggctgagtagtattccattgtgtatatataccacatcttctttatccaatcattagtttctgggcatgtaggctggttccacgtcttggctattgtaaataatgctgcaatgaacataggggtgcaacggactcttgagatatctgatatcaggttcttaggatagatacccagtaatgggatggctgggtcatagggtatttctatttttaactttttgagaaatctccatactgttttccatagtggctgtaccagtttgcattcccaccaacagtgtatgagggttcctctttctccacaacctctccaacatttgtcgttcttggttttggatgtttttgccaatctaacgggggtaaggtgatatcttagtgtagttttgatttgcatttccctgatgattagcgatgatgaacatcttttcatgtgtctattggccatattcatatcttcttttgagaaatgtctgttcatgtcctctgcccattttttgatcgggttgtttgtttttttgttgttaagtagtgtgagttctttgtatattatggagattaaccctttgtcggataagtggcttgtaaatattttttcccaattagtgagctgtttttttgtttcaatcctgttttcccttgccttgaagaagctctttagtctgatgaagtcccatttgtttattctttctattgtttccctcaactgaggagttacagtgtccgaaaagattcttttgaaactgatgtcaaagagtgtactgcctatattctcttccaaaagacttattgtctcaggcctaatctttaggtctttgatccattttgagtttattttggtgtgtggtgaaaaagaatggtcaattttcaatcttttgcatgtggctgtccagttttcccagcaccatttgttgaagagactttcttttctccattgtaggccctctgctcctttgtcgaagattagctgtccatagatgtgtggttttatctctgggctttcaattctgttccattgatctgtggacctgtttttgtaccagtaccatgctgttttgatcactgtagctttgtagtatgttttgaaatcggggattgtgattccgccggctttgtttttcttgctcaggattgctttagcaattcgcggtcttttgttgccccatatgaattttaggattgtttgttcaatttctgtgaagaatgttcttgggattctgattgggatagcattgaatctgtatattgctttaggtagtatggacattttaactatgtttattcttccaatccatgtgcaagggatgtctttccatctctttatgtcatcgcctatttctttcaagagagtcttgtagttttcattgtatagatccttcacttccttggttaagtttatcccaaggtattttattcttttcgttgcgattgtgaatgggatagagtgcttgagttctttttctgttagtttattgttagtgtatagaaatgctactgatttatgcacgttaattttataccctgctactttgctgtagttgttgattatttctaatagtttttctgtggattctttggggttttctatgtataagatcatgtcgtctgcaaacaacgagagttttacttcttcgttacctatttggattccttttatttctttttcctgccgaattgctctggccagcacctccagaactatgttgaataggagtggtgaaagtgggcacccttgtcttgttcctgtcctcagtgggatggctttcagcttttgtccattgagtatgatgttggctgtgggtctatcatatatggcgtttattatgttgaggtactttccatctatacccattttactgagggtttttatcataaatgggtgttggatcttgtcgaatgctttctctgcatctattgagatgatcatgtggtttttggttttcattttgttaatgtagtgtatcacgttgattgacttgcggatgttgaaccatccctgtgtccctggtataaatcccacttgatcatggtgtataatctttttgatgtattgctgtaatcggtttgccaaaattttgttgaggatttttgcatctatgttcatcagtgatatcggcctgtagttctccttctttgtgttgtccttgtcaggtttggggatcagagtgatgttggcttcatagaatgtgttagggagttctccatctttctcaattttctggaacagtttgaggagaataggtattaagtcttctttgaatgtttggtagaattctccagagaagccgtctgggcctggactcttgtttttggggaggtttttgcttaccgtttctatttccttacttgtgattggtctattcagattctccatttcttcctgattcagtttggggagattgtaggagtctaggaatttgtccatttcttccaggttgttcaatttgttggcatatagtttttcatagtattctcttatgatctcttgtatttcattggtatctgttgtgatttctcctctgtcattcctgattttattaatttgcgatttctctcttcttttcttggtgagtctggctaggggtttgtcaattttgttaattctttcgaagaaccaactctttgtttcattgatcctttctattgtcttttttgtttcaatatcgtttatttctgctcttatttttattatttccctccttctactgactctgggccttgtttgttcttctttttctagttctgttaggtgtcgtttgaggttgcttacgtgagctttttcttgtttagtgaggtgagcctgtattgcgatgaatttccctcttaggactgcttttgctgcatcccaaatgatttggtatgtcgtgttctcattttcatttgtctccagataatatttgatttcttctttaatttcttcaatgatccattgtttgttgagaagcgtgttgtttagtctccacatttttgcacctttctctgcttttttcttgtagttgatttctagtttaatagcgttatgatcagaaaagatgcttgatattatttcaactctcttgtatttattgatgtttgctttggttcccaaaatatggtcaatccttgagaatgttccatgtgcacttgagaagaatgtgtaacctgctgtttttggatgaagtgttctatatatatctattaagtccatctggtctaatttttcatttaattctattatttccttgttgattttctgtctggatgttctgtccattggtgttaatggtgtgttgaggtcccctactattattgtattgttgttgatgtcttcttttagttctattaagagttgctttacaaattttggtgctcctgtgttgggtgcgtatatatttataagtgttatgtcttcttggtggagagtcccttttatcattatatactgtccctctttgtctttctttatctgttttgctttgaaatctaccttgtctgatattagtatagcgactcctgctttcttttgttcattattagcttggagtattgttctccatcccttcactctgagtctgtgtttgtctttggggctgaggtgtgtttcctggaggcagcatattgttggatcttgttctttgatccatcctgccactctgtgtcttttgattggggagttcaatccgtttacatttagagtgattattgagacgtgggggcctaccactaccattttgtgtcttgttttccggttttcttcagtttcctttgtttctcgtcccatggtttaatctgttctgatgtagagctgctactctctgttgttgtccttctacttatctcctctgctcttggttttgtagcccctctccttttttggatttttcaggaatgagggttttcctgaggatttcctgaagaggaggttttgtggcaatgaactcccttaatttttgtttatctgggaaagtttttatttctccattgtatttgaaggatattttcgctgggtagagaattctcggctgtaggtttttgtccttcagatttttgaatatatcattccactctcttctagcctgtaaagtttctgctgagaaatctgctgataacctgatgggggttcctttgtaggtcagtttcttttgcctggctgtccttaatattttctccttgtcgttgacttttgctagcttcactactatatgccgtggagttggtcttcttgcattgataaagtttggagatctattggcttctgtcacctgaagatccatctccctcaccagatttgggaagttctcagccattatttctttgaataggttttctgcccctttctccttctcttctccctctggtatacctataatccttacgttgcatctcctaattgtgtctgataattctcggagagtttcttcatttcttttaagtcttgcttctctctcctcctctgcctgcaacaattctatattaccatcttccaaattgctaattctttcctcca
This genomic interval carries:
- the LOC103544762 gene encoding olfactory receptor 8K3-like is translated as MAWMNKQNITVLKEFILMGITDRPELQAPLFGLFLIIHMISVAGNLGMLILTKMDLRLQTPIYFFLRHLAFIDLGYSTAVGPKMLVNFIANQNKISYNWCATQLTSFILFIISELFILSAMAYDCCMAVCNPLLYTAVMSQKVCWVLVVVPYLYSAFLSLMTTIKIFISSFCGYNVISHFYCDSLPLLNLLCSTTREIELMIMIFSSFNLVSSLLIVLVSYILILMAILKMNSAEGRHKAFSTCVSHLTVVIILYATLLFMYMQPMSSHSFDTDKMASVFYTLVIPALNPMIYSLRNKEVKGALHRIWKNLCKLHM